Proteins encoded together in one Variovorax paradoxus window:
- the rplR gene encoding 50S ribosomal protein L18, with translation MLTKKAQRLRRSRQTRIRIATQGVARLTVNRTNLHIYATVISDDGTKVIATASTAEAEVRTALGGSGKGGNAAAATAIGKRIAEKAKAAGVEKVAFDRAGFAYHGRVKALAEAAREAGLQF, from the coding sequence ATGTTGACCAAAAAAGCACAGCGTCTTCGCCGCTCGCGCCAGACCCGCATCCGCATCGCGACGCAGGGCGTGGCCCGTCTGACGGTGAATCGCACCAACCTGCACATCTATGCCACCGTCATCTCCGACGACGGCACCAAGGTGATTGCCACCGCATCGACGGCCGAAGCCGAAGTGCGCACGGCACTCGGCGGCTCGGGCAAGGGTGGCAATGCCGCCGCTGCAACGGCCATCGGCAAGCGCATCGCTGAAAAGGCGAAGGCTGCCGGCGTCGAGAAGGTCGCCTTCGACCGCGCAGGTTTTGCGTACCACGGCCGCGTCAAGGCGCTGGCCGAGGCGGCCCGCGAAGCCGGTCTGCAGTTCTAA
- a CDS encoding DNA-directed RNA polymerase subunit alpha — MQTTLLKPKTIQVEQLAANKAKVTLEPFERGYGHTLGNALRRVLLSSMVGYSATEVTIAGVLHEYSSIDGVQEDVVNILLNLKGVVFKLHNRDEVTLSLRKDGEGAVLASDIQTPHDVEIINPDHVIAHLSQGGKLDMQIKVEKGRGYVPGTMRRYADEPTKSIGRIVLDASFSPVKRVSYTVESARVEQRTDLDKLLVEIETNGAITAEDAVRASAKILVEQLAVFAQLEGGELAAFDAPAPRSAQQFDPILLRPVDELELTVRSANCLKAENIYYIGDLIQRTENELLKTPNLGRKSLNEIKEVLASRGLTLGMKLESWPPAGLDKR; from the coding sequence ATGCAAACCACCCTGCTGAAACCCAAGACCATTCAGGTCGAGCAACTTGCCGCCAACAAGGCCAAGGTTACGCTCGAGCCTTTCGAGCGCGGCTACGGCCACACGCTCGGCAACGCGCTGCGTCGCGTTCTGCTGTCGTCGATGGTCGGTTATTCGGCCACTGAAGTCACGATCGCCGGCGTTCTGCATGAGTACTCGTCGATCGACGGCGTGCAGGAAGATGTCGTCAACATCCTGCTGAATCTCAAGGGCGTGGTGTTCAAGCTCCACAACCGCGACGAAGTCACGCTGAGCCTGCGCAAGGACGGCGAAGGCGCGGTGCTCGCGTCTGACATCCAGACCCCGCACGACGTCGAGATCATCAACCCCGACCACGTGATCGCGCACCTGTCGCAAGGCGGCAAGCTCGACATGCAGATCAAGGTTGAAAAGGGCCGCGGCTACGTGCCCGGCACGATGCGCCGCTACGCCGACGAGCCGACCAAGTCGATTGGCCGTATTGTTCTGGACGCTTCGTTCTCGCCCGTCAAGCGCGTGAGCTACACCGTCGAAAGCGCTCGTGTCGAACAGCGTACCGACCTGGACAAGCTGCTGGTCGAAATCGAAACCAACGGCGCGATCACCGCTGAAGACGCGGTTCGCGCCTCGGCTAAAATCCTGGTCGAGCAACTGGCTGTGTTCGCACAACTCGAAGGCGGCGAACTGGCTGCATTCGATGCGCCGGCACCGCGCAGCGCTCAGCAATTCGATCCGATCCTGCTGCGCCCTGTCGACGAGCTCGAACTCACCGTGCGTTCGGCCAACTGCCTGAAGGCCGAAAACATCTACTACATCGGTGACCTGATCCAGCGCACCGAGAACGAGCTGCTCAAGACCCCGAACCTGGGTCGCAAGTCGCTCAACGAAATCAAGGAAGTGCTTGCCTCCCGCGGCCTGACCTTGGGTATGAAGCTTGAAAGCTGGCCGCCGGCCGGCCTCGACAAGCGTTGA
- the rpmD gene encoding 50S ribosomal protein L30, protein MTTQQQTLKVQLVKSPIGTKESHRATVRGLGLRKLNSVSELQDTPAVRGMINKISYLVKVL, encoded by the coding sequence ATGACGACGCAACAACAAACCCTCAAGGTGCAATTGGTCAAGAGCCCGATTGGCACCAAGGAATCGCATCGCGCGACCGTGCGTGGCCTCGGCCTGCGCAAGCTCAACAGCGTGAGCGAGCTGCAAGACACCCCCGCGGTGCGCGGCATGATCAACAAGATCAGTTATCTGGTCAAAGTTCTGTAA
- the rpsM gene encoding 30S ribosomal protein S13, whose product MARIAGINIPPHKHAEIGLTAIFGIGRTRARQICEASGIEYSKKIKDLTDADLEKIRDQIALFTIEGDLRRETTMNIKRLMDIGCYRGFRHRRGLPMRGQRTRTNARTRKGPRKAAQSLKK is encoded by the coding sequence ATGGCACGTATTGCTGGCATCAACATTCCGCCGCACAAGCACGCTGAAATCGGCCTGACCGCCATCTTCGGCATCGGTCGCACGCGCGCCCGTCAAATCTGCGAAGCGAGCGGCATCGAATATTCGAAGAAGATCAAGGACCTGACTGACGCCGATCTCGAAAAGATCCGCGACCAGATTGCCTTGTTCACCATCGAAGGCGATCTGCGTCGCGAGACGACGATGAACATCAAGCGTTTGATGGACATCGGCTGCTATCGCGGCTTCCGTCACCGTCGCGGCCTGCCGATGCGCGGCCAGCGCACGCGCACCAATGCCCGCACCCGCAAGGGTCCGCGCAAGGCTGCGCAGTCCCTGAAGAAATAA
- the rplO gene encoding 50S ribosomal protein L15 has translation MELNGIKPAAGAKHAKRRVGRGIGSGIGKTAGRGHKGQKSRAGGFHKVGFEGGQMPLQRRLPKRGFKSHLLKFNAEVTLTALEQLGLAEVDILALKQAGLVGQLAKVVKIVKTGELTKAVKLTGVGATAGAKAAIEAAGGSIA, from the coding sequence ATGGAACTCAATGGCATCAAGCCGGCAGCCGGCGCCAAGCACGCCAAGCGCCGTGTTGGCCGCGGTATCGGCTCCGGTATCGGCAAGACCGCAGGTCGCGGTCACAAGGGTCAGAAGTCGCGCGCAGGCGGTTTCCACAAGGTCGGCTTCGAAGGCGGTCAAATGCCGCTGCAGCGTCGCCTGCCGAAGCGTGGCTTCAAGTCGCACCTGCTGAAGTTCAACGCCGAAGTCACGCTGACTGCCCTCGAGCAGCTCGGCCTGGCCGAAGTGGACATCCTGGCGCTCAAGCAAGCCGGCCTCGTGGGCCAGCTCGCCAAGGTCGTCAAGATCGTCAAGACCGGTGAACTCACCAAGGCCGTCAAGCTGACGGGCGTGGGCGCAACCGCTGGTGCCAAGGCTGCGATCGAAGCAGCCGGCGGCAGCATCGCCTGA
- the rplF gene encoding 50S ribosomal protein L6 — protein sequence MSRVGKMPITIPAGVDVSIKEDQISVKGTGGTLNLARNALVKIVSNDGKLNFEPANESREANAMSGTIRQLVNNMVVGVTKGFEKKLNLVGVGYKAAASNNKLNLQVGYSHPVNIDMPQGITVATATPTEIVIKGADRQRVGQIAAEIRAVRPPEPYKGKGIRYSDEKIVIKETKKK from the coding sequence ATGTCCCGAGTAGGAAAAATGCCGATCACCATCCCCGCAGGCGTGGATGTGTCGATCAAGGAAGACCAGATCAGCGTCAAGGGTACGGGCGGCACGCTCAACCTCGCACGCAACGCACTGGTCAAGATCGTCAGCAATGACGGCAAGCTGAACTTCGAGCCCGCCAACGAATCGCGTGAAGCGAACGCAATGAGCGGCACGATCCGTCAGCTGGTGAACAACATGGTGGTTGGCGTGACCAAGGGCTTCGAGAAGAAGCTCAACCTGGTCGGCGTCGGCTACAAGGCCGCAGCGTCCAACAACAAGTTGAACCTGCAAGTCGGTTATTCGCACCCGGTCAACATCGACATGCCGCAAGGCATCACGGTGGCCACCGCGACCCCGACCGAAATCGTGATCAAGGGTGCTGACCGTCAGCGCGTTGGTCAAATCGCCGCTGAGATCCGCGCTGTTCGTCCGCCTGAGCCTTACAAGGGCAAGGGCATCCGTTATTCGGACGAGAAGATCGTGATCAAAGAGACCAAGAAGAAGTAA
- the secY gene encoding preprotein translocase subunit SecY produces the protein MATNAATIAKTGKFGDLRRRLVFLLLALVVYRIGAHIPVPGINPDQLAALFQGQQGGILSLFNMFSGGALSRFTVFALGIMPYISASIIMQLMTYVVPTFEQLKKEGEAGRRKITQYTRYGALGLALFQSFSIAVALESSAGLVNSPGFGFRLTAMVSLTAGSMFLMWLGEQITERGLGNGISILIFAGIAAGLPSAIGGLASLVTTGAMNPIVALFIIAIVVLVTYFVVFVERGQRKILVNYARRQVGNKVYGGQSSHLPLKLNMAGVIPPIFASSIILLPATVVGWFSTGEGGFRWIKDIASALRPGEPIYVLLYAAAIVFFCFFYTALVFNSKETADNLKKSGAFIPGIRPGDQTARYIDKILVRLTLAGAVYITFVCLLPEFLILKYNVPFYFGGTSLLIIVVVTMDFMAQVQNYMMSQQYESLLKKANFKTS, from the coding sequence GTGGCAACTAACGCGGCAACGATCGCAAAAACAGGCAAGTTCGGCGACCTCCGCCGCCGGCTCGTCTTTTTGCTGCTCGCGCTCGTGGTCTATCGGATCGGCGCGCACATTCCTGTGCCGGGCATCAACCCGGACCAGCTGGCTGCGTTGTTCCAGGGCCAGCAGGGCGGCATTCTGAGCCTGTTCAACATGTTCTCGGGCGGGGCGCTGTCGCGCTTCACCGTGTTCGCGTTGGGGATCATGCCGTACATCTCGGCGTCGATCATCATGCAGTTGATGACCTACGTGGTTCCTACCTTCGAGCAATTGAAGAAGGAAGGCGAGGCTGGCCGTCGCAAGATCACGCAGTACACGCGCTATGGCGCACTCGGTCTGGCCTTGTTCCAGTCGTTCAGCATCGCAGTGGCGCTCGAGTCGTCTGCCGGCCTGGTCAACTCCCCCGGTTTCGGCTTCCGCCTGACCGCGATGGTGAGCCTGACGGCCGGTTCGATGTTCCTGATGTGGCTTGGCGAGCAGATCACCGAGCGTGGCCTGGGCAACGGCATCTCGATCCTGATCTTTGCAGGTATCGCGGCCGGTCTGCCAAGCGCCATCGGCGGTCTCGCTTCGCTGGTGACCACCGGTGCAATGAACCCGATCGTTGCGCTCTTCATCATCGCGATCGTGGTGCTGGTCACCTACTTCGTGGTGTTCGTCGAACGCGGCCAGCGCAAGATCCTCGTGAACTATGCGCGGCGCCAGGTTGGCAACAAGGTCTATGGCGGCCAGTCGTCGCACCTGCCCTTGAAGCTGAACATGGCCGGTGTGATTCCGCCGATCTTCGCCTCGTCGATCATCCTGCTGCCCGCAACGGTGGTTGGCTGGTTCAGCACCGGTGAAGGCGGTTTCCGCTGGATCAAGGACATTGCCAGCGCACTGCGCCCGGGCGAGCCGATCTACGTGCTGCTGTACGCTGCCGCGATCGTTTTCTTCTGCTTCTTCTACACGGCACTCGTGTTCAACAGCAAGGAAACGGCCGACAACCTGAAGAAGAGTGGTGCTTTCATTCCTGGCATTCGCCCGGGTGACCAGACCGCTCGCTATATCGACAAGATTCTGGTTCGCCTGACGTTGGCCGGCGCGGTGTATATCACCTTCGTCTGCCTGCTGCCCGAGTTCCTGATCCTGAAGTACAACGTACCGTTCTACTTCGGTGGTACCTCCCTGCTGATCATCGTGGTCGTCACGATGGACTTCATGGCCCAGGTGCAAAACTACATGATGTCCCAGCAGTACGAATCGCTGCTGAAGAAGGCCAACTTCAAGACATCGTAG
- the rpsD gene encoding 30S ribosomal protein S4, producing MARYLGPKAKLSRREGTDLFLKSARRSIQDKAKFDSKPGQHGRTSGQRTSDYGLQLREKQKVKRMYGVLEKQFRRYFEEADRRRGNTGANLLFILESRLDNVVYRMGFGSTRAEARQLVSHKAITVNGQSVNIPSYLVKTGDVIAVRDKSKKQTRIAEALQLAQQVGIPAWVEVNADKAEGTFKKVPDRDEFAADINESLIVELYSR from the coding sequence GTGGCACGCTACCTCGGCCCCAAGGCCAAACTTTCCCGCCGCGAAGGCACCGACCTGTTTCTGAAGAGCGCCCGCCGCTCCATTCAAGACAAGGCCAAGTTCGACTCCAAGCCCGGCCAGCACGGCCGCACTTCGGGTCAGCGCACGTCGGACTACGGTCTGCAACTGCGTGAAAAGCAGAAGGTCAAGCGCATGTACGGCGTGCTCGAAAAGCAATTCCGCCGTTACTTCGAGGAAGCCGACCGTCGCCGTGGCAACACCGGCGCCAACCTGCTGTTCATTCTCGAATCGCGCCTAGACAACGTGGTCTACCGCATGGGCTTCGGCTCGACGCGCGCTGAAGCACGCCAGCTCGTGTCGCACAAGGCGATCACGGTGAACGGCCAGTCGGTCAACATTCCGTCGTACCTGGTGAAGACCGGCGACGTGATCGCTGTGCGCGACAAGTCGAAGAAGCAGACCCGCATTGCCGAAGCGCTCCAACTCGCCCAACAAGTCGGTATTCCGGCCTGGGTCGAAGTGAATGCCGACAAGGCCGAAGGTACCTTCAAGAAGGTGCCCGATCGCGACGAATTCGCAGCCGACATCAACGAATCGCTGATCGTCGAACTGTACTCGCGCTAA
- the rpmJ gene encoding 50S ribosomal protein L36 yields the protein MRVSASVKTICRNCKVIRRKGVVRVICTDPRHKQRQG from the coding sequence ATGAGAGTTTCGGCTTCGGTCAAAACCATCTGCCGTAATTGCAAGGTCATCCGCCGTAAAGGTGTGGTGCGTGTGATTTGCACCGACCCGCGCCACAAGCAGCGCCAGGGTTGA
- the rpsH gene encoding 30S ribosomal protein S8, whose amino-acid sequence MSMSDPIADLLTRIRNAQMVAKPTVSVPSSKVKIAISQVLKDEGYIDGFQVKTEDGKSELVITLKYYAGRPVIERIERVSRPGLRVYKASASIPQVQNGLGVAIVTTPKGVMTDRKARATGVGGEVLCYVA is encoded by the coding sequence ATGAGCATGAGTGATCCCATTGCCGACCTGCTGACGCGTATCCGTAACGCGCAGATGGTGGCGAAGCCCACTGTGTCGGTCCCGTCTTCCAAGGTGAAGATCGCGATCTCGCAGGTCCTGAAGGACGAGGGCTATATCGACGGTTTCCAGGTCAAGACCGAAGACGGCAAGTCCGAACTCGTCATTACCCTGAAGTACTACGCTGGCCGTCCGGTCATCGAGCGCATCGAGCGCGTGAGCCGCCCCGGCCTGCGCGTCTACAAGGCCAGTGCTTCCATTCCGCAAGTCCAGAACGGCCTCGGTGTTGCGATCGTCACCACCCCCAAGGGCGTGATGACCGACCGCAAGGCGCGCGCTACCGGTGTCGGTGGCGAAGTGCTGTGCTACGTCGCCTAA
- the rpsN gene encoding 30S ribosomal protein S14 translates to MAKASLIQRELKRDKLVAKYAAKHAELKAISNDVKKSDEERAAARLGLQKLPRNANPTRQRNRCEITGRPRGTFRQFGLARAKIRELAFNGDIPGVTKASW, encoded by the coding sequence GTGGCTAAAGCATCTTTGATCCAGCGCGAACTCAAGCGCGACAAGCTGGTCGCCAAGTACGCTGCGAAGCACGCGGAACTGAAGGCAATTTCCAACGACGTGAAGAAGAGCGACGAAGAGCGCGCTGCTGCCCGCCTGGGCCTGCAAAAGCTCCCGCGCAACGCGAACCCCACGCGTCAGCGCAACCGCTGCGAAATCACCGGTCGCCCCCGTGGCACCTTCCGTCAATTCGGTCTGGCCCGCGCCAAGATCCGCGAACTGGCTTTCAATGGCGACATCCCCGGTGTCACCAAGGCCAGCTGGTAA
- the rplE gene encoding 50S ribosomal protein L5, with protein sequence MARLQQHYREKIAKDLTEKFGYKSPMQVPRLTKITLNMGVGEAVADKKVLDNAVADLTKIAGQKPVVTKSKKAIAGFKIRENQPIGCMVTLRGVQMYEFLDRFVTIALPRVRDFRGISGRAFDGRGNYNIGVKEQIIFPEIEYDKVDALRGLNISITTTAKTDEEAKALLAGFRFPFKN encoded by the coding sequence ATGGCACGTCTCCAACAACACTATCGCGAAAAGATCGCGAAAGACCTGACGGAAAAGTTCGGCTACAAGTCGCCGATGCAGGTCCCCCGCCTCACCAAGATCACCCTGAACATGGGTGTGGGTGAAGCTGTCGCCGACAAGAAGGTTCTCGACAACGCTGTTGCCGACCTCACCAAGATCGCCGGCCAGAAGCCCGTGGTCACCAAGTCGAAGAAGGCTATCGCCGGTTTCAAGATCCGCGAAAACCAACCTATCGGCTGCATGGTCACGCTGCGTGGCGTGCAGATGTATGAGTTCCTGGACCGTTTCGTGACCATCGCGCTGCCGCGTGTTCGCGACTTCCGCGGCATCTCCGGCCGTGCGTTCGACGGCCGTGGCAACTACAACATCGGCGTCAAGGAACAGATCATTTTCCCCGAGATCGAATACGACAAGGTCGATGCCCTGCGCGGTCTCAATATCAGCATCACGACGACGGCCAAGACCGACGAAGAAGCCAAGGCGCTTCTCGCTGGTTTCCGTTTCCCGTTCAAGAACTGA
- the rpsK gene encoding 30S ribosomal protein S11, translating to MAKAPANNAAQRVRKKVRKNVADGIAHVHASFNNTIITITDRQGNALSWASSGGQGFKGSRKSTPFAAQVASEVAGRAAVEQGIKNLDVEIKGPGPGRESSVRALAALGIRINSIADVTPVPHNGCRPQKRRRI from the coding sequence ATGGCTAAAGCACCTGCAAACAACGCCGCACAGCGCGTTCGCAAGAAGGTTCGCAAGAACGTTGCGGACGGCATCGCCCACGTGCATGCCTCGTTCAACAACACCATCATCACGATCACCGATCGCCAGGGCAACGCCCTGTCGTGGGCTTCGTCGGGTGGCCAGGGCTTCAAGGGCTCGCGCAAGTCGACGCCGTTCGCTGCGCAGGTTGCTTCCGAAGTTGCCGGCCGTGCTGCTGTCGAGCAAGGTATCAAGAACCTCGACGTCGAGATCAAGGGCCCCGGCCCCGGTCGCGAATCGTCGGTGCGCGCACTGGCTGCGCTCGGCATCCGGATCAATTCCATTGCCGACGTGACGCCCGTTCCGCACAACGGCTGCCGTCCCCAGAAGCGTCGCCGCATCTGA
- the rpsE gene encoding 30S ribosomal protein S5, whose product MAKIQARTQNEGPEDGLREKMIAINRVTKVVKGGRILGFAALTVVGDGEGRVGMGKGKSKEVPAAVQKAMEEARRNLAKISIKNGTLHHRVTGHHGAASVVMIPAPKGTGIIAGGPMRAVFEVMGITDIVAKSHGSSNPYNMVRATLDGLKNSTTASEVAAKRGLTVEEIFA is encoded by the coding sequence ATGGCAAAGATTCAAGCAAGAACGCAGAACGAAGGCCCTGAAGACGGTTTGCGCGAGAAGATGATCGCGATCAACCGCGTCACCAAGGTGGTGAAGGGTGGTCGTATCCTCGGTTTCGCAGCACTCACCGTCGTGGGCGACGGCGAAGGCCGCGTCGGCATGGGCAAGGGCAAGTCGAAGGAAGTGCCTGCTGCCGTACAAAAGGCGATGGAAGAAGCCCGTCGCAACCTGGCCAAGATCTCGATCAAGAACGGCACGCTGCATCACCGCGTGACGGGTCATCACGGCGCCGCTTCGGTCGTCATGATCCCCGCACCGAAGGGTACCGGCATCATCGCCGGCGGCCCGATGCGCGCCGTGTTCGAAGTCATGGGCATCACCGACATCGTGGCCAAGAGCCATGGTTCATCGAACCCCTACAACATGGTTCGCGCCACGCTCGACGGGTTGAAGAACTCGACGACCGCGTCCGAAGTGGCTGCCAAGCGCGGCCTGACCGTCGAAGAAATCTTCGCCTGA